The Petroclostridium xylanilyticum region ATACCCATATCATCTCCTTCTAGAAGAATATTTAAAGAATTCCCTTTCTCTTCAAAATTAATCTTAACTTTTAATTTCATCTTATCAAACACACTATTTAAAAATTCCCTTGCTCTATCTTCCGCAGTTTCTTTAGGAGTAACTCTAACCCTCGCAACTTTTGTGCCAATTAACCCAAATAAACCTTTATTACCTTCGTCTATAACCTCGATGTCCACTTTATCCCTTCCCAGATTTAACTCAGCAAGTGCAGCATTAATTGCTTCATCAACTGTTTTCCCTGTTTTTTCTACTGCATTTTTCATTGATTATGATTTCCCCTCCTTCATAGCCGGAGCAAAAATTTTATTTAAAAATATTTGTTGCACCATTTGAAGTAAATTGCTAACCACCCAGTATAAACCTACCCCTGCAGGCAATGAAAAACAAATAAATCCCGTCATTATTGGAAATACCGTCATCATACTGTTTTGCATTTGTACAGCCTGCTGGTTTTGAGAAGAAGATGTAGTCACTGAAGTTAACTTACTTGATAAATATGTGGTTAACGCAGCAGTAATAGGAATAAGCCATAAAACACTGGGCACATTAAACTGAGGAATTTGAGCTAAATTCAATCCTAAGAATTCAAGATTAATATTTTTCATCTGTTCGGCTATTTTTATTTCATCCCTGGCATTAAGACCTAATTTAGCCGCCATTTCACTAATT contains the following coding sequences:
- a CDS encoding YidC/Oxa1 family membrane protein insertase, translating into MGDIFGLLVTGPLGSILSYIYSFTKSYGLSIILFTIFIKVVLLPLAIKQQKSMVEMQKIQPILADIQKKYKNDKEKLQQETLKVYQEHKVNPAGGCLPLLIQLPIIFGLYRVIYQPLTYILKMSQQEISEMAAKLGLNARDEIKIAEQMKNINLEFLGLNLAQIPQFNVPSVLWLIPITAALTTYLSSKLTSVTTSSSQNQQAVQMQNSMMTVFPIMTGFICFSLPAGVGLYWVVSNLLQMVQQIFLNKIFAPAMKEGKS